One Aptenodytes patagonicus chromosome 7, bAptPat1.pri.cur, whole genome shotgun sequence genomic window, AATTAGAATATTTTTCCCCTGCTTGTTGCAGATAAACACGCCTCCGCTCAAATGGAACTTATCAACAGCTAACATCATCTTTCACTTGTCAGTTCTATTACATGGCACTACAACTAACTACCAATAGCTTCCCCTTCTACTTTCTGCATGATTTTTGAAAAGTTAGTTCAAACGTTGTCAGTCTTCTCCTCTGAAAATATTATGCTGTTTAAAAAGTTTTGggttgtggtgttttgttttgttttttaattaaaaaatgctgaatataaaaataacCGTCCTTAAAGCAACAGCTTAAAATATCTAAGAGCTGCTAATTTTGCTGAGTAAACCAGAGGAAAccaaaagttcattttaaaaaatatagatgTATTGTTCTAAATATAAAATTGAAAGCAGAATGAAACTGCATAAGACCTTGACATTCCCAAGGAGCAGGTTTCTCACCCCACGTGCATCTACAGATTTCAGCTTTCGCACAGTTAAcaattatgttttaaaacataatgTTAGCAAAATTGTGCCATATACTTCCATTCCGTAAGATACTTATTTTGCCCAGAGTAACACCACTCTAAAGAACGTATGCAAGTATTACAGACCAGTACAAGTAAAATCATCCCCTAATGTGACTGCAGCTGAACATGGAAGAATTTAGTCCAGCGAAGATCCTGCTTTGCGGGGACTGTTACACTGACTTGCATTTCACAGCCACACACCAGCCCTAAAAGGTAACTGTGTGATTCATCACACGAAGAAAACACCAGTGAGAGCAGGTCTGCCTGGACaactataattttctttctgtaaactcTTGCAGTGTGCCTTAGGAAGTGGCAGGGATTATATAAGTCTAGAACTTTTGAGAAACTGTATGAGAACTCCATAGACGAAAGTGTACTGCGAAAGAGTCTGCACCATCATCATTCTCTGCTGCCTCAACATGTCCAGCACTCGTGGGATGTCCAGCATCTGGAGGAAGAGAACAAACCATTACAAGTGACTGGTGAGCAAGAAGACTGGCTTGCACTTTCTGAGCAGGAGGTTCAGAGCAGTACCAGTGATCTAAGGGCAGAATCAGCTGCTCTAATTTCAGCTCCGACAATTCATTGTCCATGCCTGCAGTATGGACTGCACTACACCACTGACCATGCCTACCTCCTCATCTGTGAAACATGCATAATGTTAAACTTGCCTATCTCATGGGGTACGGGTCTTCACAAATCTAATGGCTGCAAAGTCTGTCACAGTGTTAGGACAGGGATGCACAAAGAAACAATCAGTTTGCTGAGTCTCAGCTGGCATACTATATTATTAATAAACACTTTACAGCTGTTCACTTCTGGCTAAAAGCTGATAGGACCAGGTTTTATTCTATTAAACTACCGCTTTGTCCTCTGCTGAAACTGATATGGCAAATACACTACACTTaggaacaaaatatttaataacaagCAGAGACACTGGCTACAGAGCATGTTCTTGAATATTATCCATTAAAACTAAGGCATGAAGTGAAAGTGGTAAAGGCAGGGCGAAATCCTGAAATATGCTTAGTGGCCTAGGGCATACCTTGTTCTGCTCAGTGACTCAACATCTTATGGAGTCAAGAATCCAAAAGAGCATTCCGGTACCCAGTGTGTAAGTGGGCAACTCTAGAAGACTATTAACTTCTGTTGAATTCCCATGAGCTCTTTCAACCATAGTTGTAAGGGCTCTTCCAAAGGCCACATCTTGGGAACACTCAGATGAACagccataaaatatatataaggCAGGTTATTTACTCTTCCACTACCTAACATTATTTAAAGCacgagaaagaaaaagagatcacCTCATTGTGTTCCAAGCAAGCGATCATGATCTCTGACAGTATGACCACTCCTGTTCGTCCTACACCTGCACTGCAATGTACCAGTACAGGAGGATTAGAGTTTTTAGGATCCACAGTGCTGTTCGTATGGCGCCGCACTGACTGTATCTCTTCCAAGTATGCTATTAAGTTCAACAAGATAAGAATAATAAATTTAGGAGATGAAGCCCCATAAGCCATGCCATTACGCTGTATGACCACCAGAAAAGTAGTAATTTAACAAATGACATCCCACAGAAAAATGATGCACTGTATAAATCACAAGTCATATCCCAACCAAAGCAATACAGATCTATAAAGATCATCTAACTTTTGTAAGGCTTTCCTTGCCTTGTTCCCCTATTCCCCACCAAAGGTGGCTCGTGGCCATCTTGCTACTGCTGGAACATATTCTAATGCGTAGTATGTGATGCAGTTATGTTTTAATCTATATGAACTTTTAGTAAATTATATATTTGGCTTTAGACATAAACAGTCACTTTAACAAACTGGCAGGTATATTCCTGCAAAAATAGAATTCAGTATCTCTTGCTGGTGTGAAGAAACCTTTTACAGCAGAATGCTTGGCATACTTATCAAAAGCTAATTCACATATAGCAGCCATTTtaggaggtattaaaaaaaaaaccaacaaaccaacccgAAAACAAAGCTATTAAATACAACTTACAGAGAAATCCCTTTAAATCCTCTGGACAGCCATGCTCTGGCCAGTCAGTATACTGCAGATGCCAAACTGTTCTCTCCTGTCCTGTGAGAAGATGTTTAATCTTCAAACCCGTAGTTGCATAGCAGCCTGAGTCAGTACGGAATCGTGTAGTAATCTTAAATCTTCCATATGTTACAGTGTTGTGTCTTGAACCAAGACGTGGCCAGTATCTGAAGCTTTTTTCTCGCCCGCTTTCCTTAAAAGTAAAACACTTGCTTAACAAGAAACATTAAGAAACATTAAGAACACTCATACAACTAATGCTCCTGTAACAACTGTATCTCTCCTCTATCAAGTACTACGACAGTGTTATGGTTTCTCACTGAGTAAACCAACTTTCCAGCGGAAAGAGTTTGCAAATTTACATCTTTCTGCCAAGGAAAGCAAGACAGAATGGCAAAGGGGTAACTAGACATTTATCTTTGATTGGTCTTCTTGTTGGAGCAAAGATCCCCTTCCTCTAACAGATCATAACAAAATCATTGCAGAATTTCTGGGAGAAACCTGACTCAGTTTATACTCACTTCCTCTGCCGTCACCATAGCTATGATGGCAATCCCTTGTTCCCAGATCATCTGCCAGAAATCCTGACATGTATTCTGCAAAGGGCCCTGTGTAGCAATGTAATCCCACTCTATGCCACTAACAGAGATCTGTAAAAAGACAGACATTAGATTAGTAATTATTGAAAACTCCCTTTCCCCAATTCTTAAGTCAGCCATTTGAAgaggcacaaactgaaaaaaagacagcaaCACTGCAGGAGTAGAAGCCCATTGTGAGTTATATCTCCTCCCATTTTTTAGCTGCATCTTGTCACATTAGATGCAGAAGAGACACAATATTTAAAACTGTATAGGCACATagctaaataaatgtattttacatcATAAGCATAACGTAAAGGTGAGTAAATAAAGTTGTATTTCTCTTTTGTGAATTTATGGTATTCTAGCCAATTTGGGTTTAGAGAAGCTTTCATACCTTGGTGCTGCAAATGCTATTACATGCACTAAAAATTCAGAATTAGCTGATGTTTCCTCAAAAAATATTATCTTGTTTGAGAAGGGTCATAAGAGTTACTCAACATTTGTGAATGAGTTGAAGTATAGAAACTACGGTACCATGTCAGTGTACaaacagatttattaaaaaagacaGCAACACAACTACAACTGCTGCTTTGACGATCTCAACTCTTTTCAGGGAAAGCATGAAGCCAATTGTAGTTGCACTTTAAGTAAGTAAATGCATTGAAAATGAATGAACTGCCTTGAAGGTTCTTTAGGTTGCCCTGCAACTTCTTCacttttttaaacagagtttgAAGAGCTAAGGCTGGGGAAAGGGGGCAACTGAAGATTATGAAAGAGCAGATTTCTCCCGGCTCCATCTGTTCCTCTAACCATCCAAAAAAGCTTAAGCTGGGAGCCAGCTTACTGCCTGTTGTGGATCTAGTCTGAGAGTACAGAAGAGTAAGAAATAATAAGGATTGTCACTGCAGTTCAAAAATATCATAATCATTGCAAAGGATCCCAGTTTGTTATAAAGCTATTTGCCTTCTTAACTCTGGCAAGAATGGACATGCCTTCTGTTAGCACCAATCCACAGAGAGacgagacagagagagaaaggaaacagtaGATCAATACAGAAGCAAAATGCAGAAGACCTCTCCAATAATTAACCCTCCATTATTCTAGATAATGAGGAAAAAcagtttcctcctttccccaaagaaacctctgcagaaggagggaaagagagagagatggagggatTCTCACTCATCTGACCAAACCAAAACTGATAGccaaatccatttttatggaatggatgaactggaaaaatatttctccaacAGTATTTCTCTCACCTTGATATGAGATGCATTGATGTAACCCGTGTTATTTTCTTTGGTTGGGACTAGCTCTACTCTGGTATCATCATAAGGAAGGACGTCCTGGAACCGgtttctttcagcattttcaggAAGCCGAGCTATTGAGCACTCGCCATCTataagtctttttttctgaatgcgCTCATATTCAGTAAACACCATCCCCTGCTCTAACCGTTGTTCCAGAACTTTACACTGAAAGACAGAACACAGATAACCATACAAAGTCACGTTCTAAGGCGAGTCTATTTTAACAGAGAATTCATGAAGgataaaatgtatgtattttcctCTCCTACATACTTTTTCAATGCTTTTCCAGCTATTAATGTTCAAAAACATACCAGAATAAACTAGAAGTAACCCTAACCAGCAGGAATTTTGTTCAAGTGAAAACTAAGAAGCCTGTTACACTTCATTAGGTCACAAAGACTGGATACCGCTggtgaaagaaaaattacttcatcGTTTCTATAAAGACAACCCAGTCGGCCAAAGAAATATTTGGCCAAACCAGATAGCTATGCTATACTACAAATCGCCGCAAATACCTTTGAACAAGAAATACTCATTAATCCTCCTGCTCAATATAGCATGTTAGATTACATCATTTGAAAAGGTCTCCTTTAATCTTGTAAtccaaaaaaaattaagtcaactTTGTCATTTGGATGGAGAAGAActctaaaaatgtaaaacaaaccaCTTGCCTCAGTCAACAAGCTAATAATTCACTACCAATATTCCACATTTTCTTAGGCTGAAGATATTAAACTTTGCATACAGCAGCAAAGCCTTCTTAGAACCTCTTGTTGCAGCTGAGGTATAAACCCATGATTTTTTCTACTAGTAGAATTCaatctgttttatttaataagctgctccctccctccctccctccgctctgctgccccccccccccccgatttatTCTTTCGAAACCAAGTTCTTTCTAAATCATAAGACACTCCTGGAATTTCAGCATCTCTTTGCCAACAATAATTAGAGGAATAATATGTAAGTTTTCAGCCAGAAAATTTCATCTATGTCACATGTCCCCAGCCTCTCACAGCAACTGCTCCACAGTATCAGGTCAGAAAAGTGCCTTGTATCAAATAACCATAATACCAAATGTTGCAGAGGAAGGTGTAAAACCTCAATCATATGCAGTCTGCACATCAATACATCAACTGTACAAACTCCTTTATCATCTTTAGGCTCAATTCCCTCATTTAAACTGATAATAACATGAAGCTGAGCAATGAAACAGGCACTGAATCAACTTTAAAGTCGTCTTCTAAAATATCTGCAGTCTGGACTTCTTTTCATGTCACATGTCTGCTTTGCATTGCCTTGTCTCAACTGTTTTAGGAATTACTTCCATTTCACAGTATCTATTCTGCCTCTACATGACTGCCTGAAGAGAAAGTGTAATGACATGTCTTTTTCAGAACTTGACTTTATGGATTCTTCTTTTACCTCAACACTTTGGGCAGAGCTAGCTGAATAATAATATGGCTGAATTCAATAAAGGTCAATCCAGGAAGAGATGATGGCTGTAAGCAAGAGTAAATAACCAACAAATGTAGAACTGTATCTCAATAACACAATATTAATTTTTGTCCTTTAGCATCTTTAAGGAGTGTCTATATAGTTCAAAAAGAACTTCAACTGTGTTGAAATGGAACAGTCAAATCTCCCTCCTATGGATCTCACTCCACGCCTTCAAACTCCAAGACTGAACTTCTACTGTGTGACTTGCAATTAAATTTTCTTGGCCTGTTCCTTAAAACTGCAGCTGAGAGCAGGACTGTTCCTATAGGTTCTAATCCCTGCCCAGTGACTACCAAACAAATTGAGCTAGAGGGGGTCTGCAGCTGAGGATGCCCAACCATGCTCAGAAATGGATTCTAAGGAGACCACTGGTCGCAGAATGTACAATAATCACTGTAGACCTTGGTGTATCTAGTTGCTCCCTGGTCAGATGTGTGATGACAGCACTGTTGTACATAGCCCTTCACAGGCTGGATACTGACTGTATTTTACTTTCCTGCACTTATTTTATGATATACGAGGCAAAGTGAAGTATATTTACTGACGTTGTTTACCCTGACACAAGCAGATGGAGTCTTATATTTCTCAAAGAATGATCCTCAAATTCTAGAACCTGATATCCTCTCAGTGATCTGAGattttttactgaatttaaaatttcTGCAGATCACACAAGTTCCATCTATATTTTTAGGGATCCACCtgagaaaaacagataaatacaATCTGCACAAGCTGTACCCTGGGGATGCAATTTAACTACAAAATTTACTGTAAAAATTGTATGAATTACTAATAATTACAACGACATTCAATCTCACactcagaattttaattttcatattttttcagtcTGGAAAACCCAAAAActaagagagaaaacagaaagatttgGCACAAAAATGTATCGGTAGATACTAGTTAATTTGATTTGCTTCCTATATGTTTAAAGGGAAAACTATAATCTGAATCACTGTCAtcttaaagaaaaatctgagttACACCCAATACTTCTAGCAATGACTTAACAATCAGAAGTctcattcttcattttgtttctattctCAGTATTTGAGTTGCTTTGAATCTGAAGCATTTTAAAGTCAACACAAAGCACCATTCATAcgcatttcattttgaaaaatcacTAGTATAAAAGAGAAATCAAGCATTAAAAAACTCCAACATACCCGTTCATCATTTGTTGCTCTTGTTGATTCTTCCTTCCCCTCATCTGGCAGAGGCATTCTAGTCAAAGCTAGTCCATTTAGGGCAGCTAGCTTTAGAGGCCCTattttttttgcatcatttttattctttttcataccctgcaaaagaaaagctaaaacttGTCAATATTCTTAAATATCTGATGAATTTATAAAGCAGAAACCAGATGAGTTCAATTAAGCAAAGGATACTTCTTTGACCCCTTCTGCAAACAgctctgacctttttttttttttgataagcACTGCAGTGAGAGATTAGGGTGGTGGGACTACATTCCTGCAAGGACACAACACAAGTCTGTCTTCATTCCAGACAGGTTAATGAAACTGCATGAGAATAACAAATATTGTTCCCTACAAAGCTCACAACCAAGGGTGTGAGGTGACAACTCTGGATAATTAACATTCTTGGACAGAATTGAAATCACTTTCCAACcccaaaaatacataaaaatgattCCTTACTAGACTTATGCAGTTTGCAGGCACTTTTCTTCCCTACAAGCAGGCATAACAATGAGCATGTATACCTTTAAGGTATTTGGATACAGTTAAATGTTTGACTAAGTTTGCAACAAACTGCACATACAAAACATGAACACAGAACTGCAGATAGATCTGAGCCCTGAACCAGGCCATGCATCTAAATTATCAAAGTTACCATTCGTTATCTGAGAAAAATACCAAAGGGGGATTTTTACAAAAGAATAAATTCAAatgattcttttaaaaagtgtaagaGAAAACTTCATCATTCCTGCAGTTGCTAAGTTTCGTTGTTgacaaaaatacactgaaaatgtgAGTGTATATGCTGCTTGAATGATAATCAATGCTTTCAAAAGCTAAATGGTAGTAAGGAATAGGAAGACAAAGCCAAGAGGATGACACCACATTTAAAAGTGAAGTGATCACAAACACAACGGTAAGAGTTCATTGAAAAGCAAAATGTGCAAACATTGGTAGGGGCCAGCTTTGTTACCAGGATATTCATCTCAATATTGAATACAGAAAGGTAATATTCTCTATTATGCAATGGTACTCTTAAATGTTACTGAACTAGAAAGCATTTTACTGAACACTTCCAGTGAAAAAGTTTTAATATCAATTTCATTTCAAAGGTTGACTTGAACATTTACATAGCtatcagaaggaaaaggcagggtATGATTTTGGTAGACACATCGGTGTCTGAAAATGTATCTTTTGGAGAACAAAATACTAAGTGACTATCTAAATGTGAACACAAGGAGAAAGGTATCACCTTTTTTTCCTATATCCACATaacaaacaggaagaaagagatttagaaaaacatacacaATTATAAAATTAATTGAAGCTCATTAAGGTTCATTTCATTGTGTTCAGCTCCATGTATAGCAGATCTGACAGATAAAAAATTGTGAGAGCAGTAACTATTTAAATACATAGCTTTTGCATAGGTTAGCTTTTGCAGCATCAGCTGTAACAGTTACTACAGCAGTAGAAGTTATATGGTAGTTCCACTGCAGTCCAATTTGTGCAGAAAACTATCTGACACTAACTCAGGCAGGCAAAGTTAACAACAatctattttaaaaggcaaaataataataaaaatggtcTTCCTCCATTAGTACCTGAAATATGCCACAGACTacataaaactgaacaaaagtttaaaacaaaatgagtGGTAAGGACTGCCAGTAAAATTGTACAGTCCCACACAGACCTTGATGTTTCTGTGAGGTCGGAATTAGAGGGAAGGTGAAACTTGCAGTTGTTCACTATTTATGGCTTCATAAGAGTGGAGTAGGGGAAAGAGACATGCCAAGGAAGAAATATCTTTAGTGGGATAAAAACAGCTTGAAGGGAAGGCAAAAGGGAAAGGATATGAAaaggggaagggatggaggaaagaagagaacaCAAGGAAAGAATTTAATTGCCTAATGCGTCAGGTCCCCCTCTTAGgtcagaagaagaaagcaaatgaatcaAAGAAAGTACACATTCAGCTACATCCGATTTTTCAGTGAGAGGAAGATTAGAAAGCTGGTAGTGGAATGGAAAGAGTTGCTTCTGTTCCAGGTAAGGATAGGTAGGGCAGAATTTAGGATCTAGAACTGACTTTAAATTAGCTCATTCTACAGTTGCTAGCCAGGTTAGGTGTATCAGATCAATGGAGGCTGCACAGCTGGATTTGTGTGGGAGGACTATCAAACAGAATTCAGACATGGCAGAGAAGGGGATAAAAGATAGCTAAGCAAAGTTAatcagggaaaaacagaaaaataaaggtcaAGCTTAAGGTAGCTTTTAATTCACATGTTTTAAAAGCATCTCaggttgatttaaaaaaaaacccaaacctcaaacaaaaaccccacacaactcCCGCTACAGAACAACCCGAAACAAGAGGAATAGTATCTACTTACGCCTAGCGGGGGAAGGCCTTCCACAATATTCTTCTTCCCAGACAAAAGATCGGACACAGGTCTCTTCTTCACTGAATCTTTCCTTATTCTGTATCTCCCTGATGTTGTAAGATCAGATTCCGACATAGATGGAGTAAGCagtccttcccctcttctctgtACCTGGCTTTCTACTAGTAAATGAACGGGGCTCAtatctttcattctcttttctgtctctgttatATGTAATTTAGGTTCAAGAATATGCAAAGGGCCAGCAGATGAAGCAACAGAGCTGTAAGGGTAGTTCAGTACTGAATCATGAGAATAACCCCCCATAACAGATGGAAGTTGGGTTTGACcttcagggagaggagaaagacTTGTActagctttgttttcttcttcaaattctTCTTCCTCACTACTGTGAATCAGCATAGTGGCATCTGAAAGGGTTTTCTTATGATCACAGTTCACACTTTCTTCTTGCtcactttctttttgctttgttctctCCATCAGAATGTTGGACTGTGACCCTTCTGAGATAACTCTTGGAAGAGCCACATCTGCTGCAGAAGCTGACATGGTCCTCTCTTTAATTCTTATTCCTTCAAAGCTGGGAGTCAAGCCTGCTATTTCAATACTGTtccttttctgcagctgagcaTGGCGTGCCGATGTTAGAGGTTCACTGACTTCCTGCAGAGAATGTGCCACCGGTAGGCTGTCTTCCTGAAATGTCTGGACAGAATGGTGCACTCGCCTTGTGATAAGATCTGGATTGCTGTTGCTAATGTAGATATGTCGTGAAAGGTCTGGAGTACTATTTGCAGGTCTTGGGTACGGGTATGGGGGAGGTGGTCGATAGACTTGGGTCTTCATTATATTTGGTGCTGGATAGTCCTGAGCTTGTAGCTGCACATTTGTCAACTCGGGCACACTGACTGCCCCAACAACCGGGCGCTTTTCAGCAGGATACGGATAGGGGGACTGGCTATGAAAACTGTAGTTCAGGTTAAATGGATAATGGTTAGATTGTGGGGAAGCGATGTGAGCATGTTCTCGTATTTCAGGTTGGCTGTAAACTAAGGCATCAGGCCTGCTGTAAGCATATGAATTGCTGATGTTAAGATTTCTCATTGAATGACTCTGCCTATCTGTGTGCACCATTCCCCTGTTGAGCTGTCTCATCACAGTTTCATAGTCTGGCGTGGGACGATAAGAAGGTGGTATTAGTGCACTGTGTCTATGTGATGGGACATAATCAGTTCTGAGGACATCGCTTCCAGTAATGCTTGGGTTAGAGGACATGGGGGACGGCTGCAAGTAATGTTGTGGATTGTTCAAGGAGTTTGTGCTATGTGCGCTATAGACACTACCATTGCGGATCCGACCACTGTAGTCATGAGGGGCTCTATCCAAGCTAGTCTGAGAGTGACAGTAGTATCCATTCTGATTGCTCACAAAGAGGTTATCTGAAAG contains:
- the PTPN21 gene encoding tyrosine-protein phosphatase non-receptor type 21 isoform X2, translated to MPLPFGLKLKRTRRYTVSSKSCLVARIQLLNNEFVEFTLSVESTGQESLEAVAQRLELREITYFSLWYYNKQNQRRWVDLDKPLKKQLDKYALEPTVYFGVVFYVPTVSQLQQEITRYQYYLQLKKDILEGNIPCTLEQAIHLAGLAVQADFGDYDQYESQEFLQRFALFPVGWLQEEKILEEATQKVALLHQKYRGLTPPDAEMLYMQEVERMEGYGEETYPAKDSQGSDIFIGACLDGIFVKHKNGRPPVVFRWHDIANMSHNKSFFALELANKEETIQFQTEDMETAKYVWRMCVARHKFYRLNKCSLQTQPVTVNPVRRRSSSRMSMPKPQPYMMPPPPQLHYNGHYTEPYASSQDNLFVSNQNGYYCHSQTSLDRAPHDYSGRIRNGSVYSAHSTNSLNNPQHYLQPSPMSSNPSITGSDVLRTDYVPSHRHSALIPPSYRPTPDYETVMRQLNRGMVHTDRQSHSMRNLNISNSYAYSRPDALVYSQPEIREHAHIASPQSNHYPFNLNYSFHSQSPYPYPAEKRPVVGAVSVPELTNVQLQAQDYPAPNIMKTQVYRPPPPYPYPRPANSTPDLSRHIYISNSNPDLITRRVHHSVQTFQEDSLPVAHSLQEVSEPLTSARHAQLQKRNSIEIAGLTPSFEGIRIKERTMSASAADVALPRVISEGSQSNILMERTKQKESEQEESVNCDHKKTLSDATMLIHSSEEEEFEEENKASTSLSPLPEGQTQLPSVMGGYSHDSVLNYPYSSVASSAGPLHILEPKLHITETEKRMKDMSPVHLLVESQVQRRGEGLLTPSMSESDLTTSGRYRIRKDSVKKRPVSDLLSGKKNIVEGLPPLGGMKKNKNDAKKIGPLKLAALNGLALTRMPLPDEGKEESTRATNDERCKVLEQRLEQGMVFTEYERIQKKRLIDGECSIARLPENAERNRFQDVLPYDDTRVELVPTKENNTGYINASHIKISVSGIEWDYIATQGPLQNTCQDFWQMIWEQGIAIIAMVTAEEESGREKSFRYWPRLGSRHNTVTYGRFKITTRFRTDSGCYATTGLKIKHLLTGQERTVWHLQYTDWPEHGCPEDLKGFLSYLEEIQSVRRHTNSTVDPKNSNPPVLVHCSAGVGRTGVVILSEIMIACLEHNEMLDIPRVLDMLRQQRMMMVQTLSQYTFVYGVLIQFLKSSRLI
- the PTPN21 gene encoding tyrosine-protein phosphatase non-receptor type 21 isoform X1, with the protein product MPLPFGLKLKRTRRYTVSSKSCLVARIQLLNNEFVEFTLSVESTGQESLEAVAQRLELREITYFSLWYYNKQNQRRWVDLDKPLKKQLDKYALEPTVYFGVVFYVPTVSQLQQEITRYQYYLQLKKDILEGNIPCTLEQAIHLAGLAVQADFGDYDQYESQEFLQRFALFPVGWLQEEKILEEATQKVALLHQKYRGLTPPDAEMLYMQEVERMEGYGEETYPAKDSQGSDIFIGACLDGIFVKHKNGRPPVVFRWHDIANMSHNKSFFALELANKEETIQFQTEDMETAKYVWRMCVARHKFYRLNKCSLDSLDSPPEEGSQKSSLILSLPRFPILSRPSLPKGQTQPVTVNPVRRRSSSRMSMPKPQPYMMPPPPQLHYNGHYTEPYASSQDNLFVSNQNGYYCHSQTSLDRAPHDYSGRIRNGSVYSAHSTNSLNNPQHYLQPSPMSSNPSITGSDVLRTDYVPSHRHSALIPPSYRPTPDYETVMRQLNRGMVHTDRQSHSMRNLNISNSYAYSRPDALVYSQPEIREHAHIASPQSNHYPFNLNYSFHSQSPYPYPAEKRPVVGAVSVPELTNVQLQAQDYPAPNIMKTQVYRPPPPYPYPRPANSTPDLSRHIYISNSNPDLITRRVHHSVQTFQEDSLPVAHSLQEVSEPLTSARHAQLQKRNSIEIAGLTPSFEGIRIKERTMSASAADVALPRVISEGSQSNILMERTKQKESEQEESVNCDHKKTLSDATMLIHSSEEEEFEEENKASTSLSPLPEGQTQLPSVMGGYSHDSVLNYPYSSVASSAGPLHILEPKLHITETEKRMKDMSPVHLLVESQVQRRGEGLLTPSMSESDLTTSGRYRIRKDSVKKRPVSDLLSGKKNIVEGLPPLGGMKKNKNDAKKIGPLKLAALNGLALTRMPLPDEGKEESTRATNDERCKVLEQRLEQGMVFTEYERIQKKRLIDGECSIARLPENAERNRFQDVLPYDDTRVELVPTKENNTGYINASHIKISVSGIEWDYIATQGPLQNTCQDFWQMIWEQGIAIIAMVTAEEESGREKSFRYWPRLGSRHNTVTYGRFKITTRFRTDSGCYATTGLKIKHLLTGQERTVWHLQYTDWPEHGCPEDLKGFLSYLEEIQSVRRHTNSTVDPKNSNPPVLVHCSAGVGRTGVVILSEIMIACLEHNEMLDIPRVLDMLRQQRMMMVQTLSQYTFVYGVLIQFLKSSRLI